In the genome of Notamacropus eugenii isolate mMacEug1 chromosome 5, mMacEug1.pri_v2, whole genome shotgun sequence, one region contains:
- the POPDC2 gene encoding popeye domain-containing protein 2 isoform X1 produces the protein MGHNTTILDQLLWQVPLCERWKHDTEGALYHLANCFLLMGFMGGSGVYGCFYLFSFLATGFLCCALWGWFFACGLDIFVWSFLMFMVCLTQLAHLVYQLQKNVFVGEFDYLYKTLYLPLRVPLQIYKEIVHCCEERVLSLATEQTYAVEGETPINRLSLLLEGRIRVSQDGQFLHYIFPYQFMDSPEWESLQPSEEGIFQVTLTAETDCTYVSWPRKPLYHLLDKERYISRLFSVLLGYDISEKLYALNDKLFAKFGLRFDIRLPSLYHVLGSASSSSEPEVEKEAEESKEPALPPHPLSLPVQKAPSLPSPAVPAAPAAPPAPARASRLGSDTLDSGSPLRSHSHVKAKCSKGQAPLAPTHTPEL, from the exons ATGGGTCACAACACCACGATCTTGGACCAGCTTCTTTGGCAGGTCCCCCTGTGTGAACGCTGGAAGCATGACACAGAAGGGGCACTTTATCATCTTGCCAATTGCTTCCTGCTGATGGGCTTCATGGGTGGAAGCGGGGTCTATGGTTGTTTCTATCTCTTCAGCTTCCTAGCGACTGGTTTCTTGTGCTGTGCATTGTGGGGCTGGTTTTTTGCCTGCGGACTGGACATCTTTGTCTGGAGTTTCCTGATGTTCATGGTCTGCCTGACCCAGCTGGCTCATTTGGTGTACCAGCTTCAGAAGAACGTTTTTGTGGGAGAGTTTGACTACCTCTATAAGACCCTGTATCTGCCCTTACGGGTACCCCTGCAGATATACAAAGAAATTGTCCACTGCTGTGAGGAGAGAGTCTTGTCACTAGCTACTGAGCAGACCTATGCTGTGGAAGGTGAGACACCTATCAATCGCCTTTCTCTGTTGCTTGAAGGCAG gATTCGTGTGAGCCAAGATGGACAGTTTCTGCATTATATCTTCCCCTACCAGTTCATGGACTCCCCAGAGTGGGAATCATTGCAACCATCTGAGGAAGGGATATTCCAG GTCACCCTGACTGCTGAGACAGACTGCACCTATGTTTCTTGGCCAAGGAAGCCCCTCTACCACCTCTTGGACAAAGAGCGCTACATCTCCCGCCTCTTTTCAGTGCTGCTCGGCTATGACATCTCAGAGAAGCTGTATGCCCTCAACGACAAGCTCTTTGCCAAGTTTGGCCTGCGTTTTGATATCCGCCTTCCCAGCCTCTACCATGTTCTAGGTTCTGCTTCCTCTTCCTCAGAGCCTGAAGTCGAGAAAGAGGCTGAGGAAAGCAAGGAAccagccctccctcctcaccctctcTCCTTGCCAGTTCAGAAAGCTCCCTCACTCCCTTCTCCTGCAGTCCCTGCTGCCCCTGCTGCGCCTCCTGCCCCAGCCAGGGCATCTCGACTTGGCAGTGATACCCTGG attcTGGAAGTCCTCTTAGGAGTCATTCTCACGTTAAAGCCAAATGCTCAAAGGGACAGGCCCCTTTGGCTCCAACACATACTCCAGAACTTTAG
- the POPDC2 gene encoding popeye domain-containing protein 2 isoform X2, with the protein MGHNTTILDQLLWQVPLCERWKHDTEGALYHLANCFLLMGFMGGSGVYGCFYLFSFLATGFLCCALWGWFFACGLDIFVWSFLMFMVCLTQLAHLVYQLQKNVFVGEFDYLYKTLYLPLRVPLQIYKEIVHCCEERVLSLATEQTYAVEGETPINRLSLLLEGRIRVSQDGQFLHYIFPYQFMDSPEWESLQPSEEGIFQVTLTAETDCTYVSWPRKPLYHLLDKERYISRLFSVLLGYDISEKLYALNDKLFAKFGLRFDIRLPSLYHVLGSASSSSEPEVEKEAEESKEPALPPHPLSLPVQKAPSLPSPAVPAAPAAPPAPARASRLGSDTLGEDSTSLVLEDFAELPGSFMDYGSEGEYMR; encoded by the exons ATGGGTCACAACACCACGATCTTGGACCAGCTTCTTTGGCAGGTCCCCCTGTGTGAACGCTGGAAGCATGACACAGAAGGGGCACTTTATCATCTTGCCAATTGCTTCCTGCTGATGGGCTTCATGGGTGGAAGCGGGGTCTATGGTTGTTTCTATCTCTTCAGCTTCCTAGCGACTGGTTTCTTGTGCTGTGCATTGTGGGGCTGGTTTTTTGCCTGCGGACTGGACATCTTTGTCTGGAGTTTCCTGATGTTCATGGTCTGCCTGACCCAGCTGGCTCATTTGGTGTACCAGCTTCAGAAGAACGTTTTTGTGGGAGAGTTTGACTACCTCTATAAGACCCTGTATCTGCCCTTACGGGTACCCCTGCAGATATACAAAGAAATTGTCCACTGCTGTGAGGAGAGAGTCTTGTCACTAGCTACTGAGCAGACCTATGCTGTGGAAGGTGAGACACCTATCAATCGCCTTTCTCTGTTGCTTGAAGGCAG gATTCGTGTGAGCCAAGATGGACAGTTTCTGCATTATATCTTCCCCTACCAGTTCATGGACTCCCCAGAGTGGGAATCATTGCAACCATCTGAGGAAGGGATATTCCAG GTCACCCTGACTGCTGAGACAGACTGCACCTATGTTTCTTGGCCAAGGAAGCCCCTCTACCACCTCTTGGACAAAGAGCGCTACATCTCCCGCCTCTTTTCAGTGCTGCTCGGCTATGACATCTCAGAGAAGCTGTATGCCCTCAACGACAAGCTCTTTGCCAAGTTTGGCCTGCGTTTTGATATCCGCCTTCCCAGCCTCTACCATGTTCTAGGTTCTGCTTCCTCTTCCTCAGAGCCTGAAGTCGAGAAAGAGGCTGAGGAAAGCAAGGAAccagccctccctcctcaccctctcTCCTTGCCAGTTCAGAAAGCTCCCTCACTCCCTTCTCCTGCAGTCCCTGCTGCCCCTGCTGCGCCTCCTGCCCCAGCCAGGGCATCTCGACTTGGCAGTGATACCCTGGGTGAGGACTCTACCAGTCTTGTGTTGGAAGATTTTGCAGAGTTGCCAGGATCGTTTATGGATTATGGGAGTGAAGGGGAGTATATGAGATGA